Genomic window (Streptomyces cadmiisoli):
TCCACGGGCGTCAATCCGCAGGGATTTGGATGCACCGCTTCTTCACAGGTTGATGACGCATCACCCGGCCGGGCGGTTCACTCCAACTGGAGGGTCATTTCGGGTGGTTCGACATGGCCGGACGGGGCTAGTCCGGACGGGCAGAGCGGTCATTCGGCTCGTACGAGCAATTCGGTGCTCTTGCGAGCGGGAAATGCGGGGGGCGTGGCGAACTCCGAGGCCGGGAAAGGCGTGTGCCCCGCCGCCGGAGGTCCGGCGGCGGGGCACACGAGGCCCGTCTCTCAGGCGGGCGAGCCCATCAGGGGCGGCGGCACCGAGCGGAGGGTCAGCACCGGGAGCAGATCGGCGACCCGGTGCGGATGGTGGGCCGCGATGCCGGGCGGAGCGGGAGCCAGCGGCACCAGCAGGTCGGTGGCCGCGGGGTGGCCGTCGGCACCGTCGGCGGCGCAGTCGCCGTGCAGCCACAGCGTGAGCATGTACAGGCTGGGCACGGACAGCAGACGGGGCTGGTACGCCTGGGGCAGGGATTCGGCCTGACGCAGGGCCCGCTCGGTCGAGGCGACGTAGGGCCCCTCGAAGAAGTGCGAGAAGGCCCAGCCGTCCGGAGTGAGCATGGTCTCGGCGGCGGCCACCGCCTGATCGCCGCAGCGGATCAGGAAGCGCCAGCCGGCGAGGCGGGTGCCGGGCGAGCCCTTGCCGGTGATCCGGTCCAGTACGTGGACGGGCAGCGGGAGTTCGGGCGTGGCGGGCCCTTGGGCGGCGCGCAGCGAGGGCGTTCGGGCCTCACGCACGGCGGTCGGGGAACCGAGTGCGGTGAGGACGGAGCGAAGTGCGGGCGCGGGAGCCGGCGGGACATGCAGCGGCATGGTGGGTCGCCTCTCATTCGACAGGCAAGTAGGCGCATGGTGACGGGGGCGGACGGCGCTGTCAGCTCACGGGGACAGGGAGGCGGGAGCCGGGGTCCGTGCACCAGGGGTGTGGGTGTGAGGACTGCCGTACGCCAACTCGACGGCAGGTTCCTCCGACCGCGGGCGCCAACCTTCTTCCTTGGGCGGAGTTTATACCTCGTTTGTTCATTCGATGTTTCGTCTAAACGCTCGCGGGCACTCGCACAAGGGTTCATTCGGACGGCGATACGTGGAAATCATCCCGATTCGCAGCGGGCCGCGCGGCGATGACCTCGCGAAATGCCTGCGACGCGGTAGGCCAATTCTCGTCGGCGTTTTTCACGAGTTCGCAGCGGCCGGAAAGTGCAGGTTGCAACTTGCCCGGGGAATGTGCCGCCGGTCATGTACGGCCCAAGTGGCCAGAGTAGCGGCTGCGGACACTCGCCGGGGGCGTTATGGATCGCTCGGGCTGGGCATCATCCTCCCTGACCCGGACACCGGCGGCCGGATCTCCGGCCCGCCCACCGAGGAGGGACGCTTCGATGGGGGAGAAGGTGGTGGCGGGCGCGTTCGACCTGTCCGACCGCCAGCGGTACCGCACCAAGCTCCGGCAGTGCCTGCGGGGACTGGAGCGGTTGCTGGAGGAGAAGCGGTTCGATCGCCCCAGGAACCTCATGGGTCTGGAGATCGAGCTGAATCTCGCCGGGGCCGACGGCATGCCGAGAATGCTCAATGCCCAGGTGCTGGAAAGGATCGCAAGCCGAGATTTCCAAACAGAACTCGCCATGTTCAACCTGGAAGTCAACATCACCCCGCACCGCCTGGGCGGCCGGGTATTCGACCGGCTCGCGGAAGAAGTGCGCACGGCTCTGGCGTATGCCCACCGGAAAGCGAACGAGGTGGACGCGGGAATCGTGATGATCGGCATTCTGCCGACCCTCGACCGCGACGACCTGGTCTCCTCGAACCTCTCCGACGTCGACCGCTACACCCTGCTCAACGACCAGATCGTGGCCGCCCGCGGGGAGGACTTCACTCTGGACATCGACGGTGTCGAGCGTCTGACCTGCACTTCCAAGTCGATCGCGCCCGAAGCCGCCTGCACCTCGCTCCAGTTGCACCTCCAGGTCACGCCGGCCCGCTTCCCCGACGTGTGGAACGCGGCGCAGGCCGCCTGCGCCGCGCAGATCGCCGTCGGCGCCAACTCCCCCTTCCTGTTCGGCCGTGAACTGTGGCGCGAGTCCCGGCCGCCGCTGTTCCAGCAGTCCACCGACACCCGCCCGCCCGAGCTGCAGGCCCAGGGGGTCCGGCCGCGCACCTGGTTCGGGGAGCGGTGGATCGACTCGGCGTTCGACCTCTTCGAGGAGAACCTGCGCTACTACCCCGCGCTGCTGCCGATCTGCGACGACGAGGACCCGCTGGCGGTCCTCGACGCCGGCGGCGTGCCCAAGCTCGCCGAACTCGTCCTGCACAACGGCACGGTGTACCGCTGGAACCGGCCCGTCTACGGCATCGCCGACGGTGTCCCGCATCTGCGGGTGGAGAACCGCGTCCTGCCGGCCGGCCCGACCGTGACCGACGTCATCGCCAACGCCGCCTTCTACTACGGCGTGGTACGGGCGCTCGCCGAGGACTCCCGGCCGGTGTGGGGCCGGCTGCCGTTCGACGCCGCCGCCGCCAACTTCGACGCCGCCTGCCGCCACGGCATCGAGGCCCGCTTCGTCTGGCCGCGGCGCGGACGGTACGGCGGGACGGCCGAGGTCGACGCGGTCAGCCTCGTACGGGACGAACTGCTCCCGCTCGCCGAGGCCGGGCTGGACGCCTGGGGTGTCGAACCGGCCGACCGCGACTACTACCTCGGTGTGATCGACGAGCGCTGCCGGCGCCGGGTCAACGGGGCCTCCTGGCAGGTCGCGACCTTCCACCGGGCGCGGGAGGGCGGCATGTCGCGCGCGCAGGCACTCGCGGCGACGACACGGCGCTATGCGGAACTGATGCACCTCGGGGAACCGGTGCACACCTGGCCGGTGGGCCTGCCCGAGCCGGCCAGGACCGGATGACCGAACCGCTGTGAGGGGGGAGCCGCGGCACGGCGGACACGCGTCTGCCAGGCTGGCGGGTGCCGGTGTGTGCGATCTTCGTAACCTTGTCGGAAGGCCGACGGGCGAGGATGTGCGCGAGGCCGGACCACTCGACAGGAGGCAGGCGTGCAGGCGGAGCAGGGCCCGATGGCCGAACCCGGGACTCCGCAGCGGGCGTCGCGGCGGATTCTCCGTGACGAGACGCTGCTCGTGCTCGCGCTGTCGCTCGGCGCCAGCGGTGTCTCCGCGCTGATCAGCTTCATCGGATCCGTCACCAGACCCGGCGGGCTGAAGGACCAGGCGGCGACCCTCAACGCCTCCGCCGCCCCCGGCCGCCCCTGGCTCGACCTGGCCTGGCAGCTCTTCGGCATCACGACCGCCCTCGTTCCCGTCGCCCTCGTCGCGCACTTCCTGCTGCGCGAGGGGCGGAGCCTGAGGACGCTCGGCTTCGACCGCACCGAGCCGTGGCCGGACCTCGGGCGGGGAGCCGCCGTCGCCGCGGTGATCGGCAGCAGCGGCATCGCCTTCTACCTGCTCGCGCGGGGCCTCGGCTTCAACCTCACCGTCGTCCCCGAGGCCTTGCCCGACGTGTGGTGGAAGTTCCCGGTGCTGATCCTTTCGGCGCTCCAGAACTCCATCGTCGAAGAAGTGATCGTCGTCGGCTATCTGCTGCGCCGGCTCGACCAGTTGGGCTGGTCCCCCACCTCGGCGCTGGTGGCGAGTTCCGTACTGCGCGGTTCCTACCACCTCTACCAGGGCATCGGCGGCTTCATCGGCAACATGGTGATGGGCGTGGTCTTCGTCCTCCTGTACCGGCGGTGGGGCCGGGTGGGCCCGCTGGTGGTCGCGCACACGCTGCTCGACATCGGGGCGTTCGTCGGCTACGCGCTGCTCGCGGGCAAGGTGGACTGGCTGCCCACGGCGTGACGCCGCGGACCCCAGAGCCTGTCCGCCCCTCCCCGGCCGCCCGGCCCTAAGCGAGCAGTTCCCCCTCGATGACGGTGACCGCGCTGCCGCCGAGCAGCGTGCGGTCGCCGCGCAGCGCGGTGCGGACGTGGCCGGAGCGGGGGGAGGCCTGGAGGCCGGTGAGGTCGGTGCGGCCGAGGCGCCGCGACCAGTAGGGGGCGAGTGCCGTGTGCGCGCTGCCGGTGACCGGGTCCTCGTCGATGCCCACGTTCGGGAAGAAGCAGCGCGAGACGTAGTCGTGGCCCGGCGCGGCGTCCTCCGCCCGCGCGGTGGCGATCACGCCCCGCGCCGAATGGGCGCCGAGGGCCCGGTGATCGGGGCGCAGCGCACGGACCGTCCGCTCGTCGGCGAGTTCGACGAGCAGGTCGCCGACCAGCGGGCCGGTGTCGAAGGCCGCGTGCGGCCGGGCACCGAGAGCGTCCGCGAGGCCCTCGGGGACGTCGACCGGGGTGAGCGGCGCGGTGGGGAAGTCGAGGGTGATCGAGCCGTCCTCGCCGGGAGTCGCCACGAGGACACCGCTGCGGGTGGCGAACCGCACCGCGCCGGCGTGGGCGCCCGTGCTGTGCAGGACGTGGGCGGTGGCGAGCGTGGCGTGGCCGCACATCGCGACCTCGGCCATCGGTGTGAACCACCGCAGCGCCCAGTCGGCCGTGCCTCCGTCCGGCAGCGGGTGCGCGAAGGCGGTCTCCGCGTGGTTGACCTCCATGGCCACGCGCTGGAGCCAGTCGTCGTCGGGGAAGGCGTCGAGGATCAGGACCCCGGCCGGGTTCCCGGTGAACGGGCGGTCGGTGAAGGCGTCGACGATTCGAATCCGCATGACGACGACGCTAAGGGCGCGGCGCACCCGCGGGCCAAGGCCAATTCACGGGTCCTGGACCTGGTGGGGGAGGGCGGCTGTCGGAAGTGTCTTGTCGGGTGAGCTATTCCGATATATCGTTGAGGTATCGCGACTGATCAATGATGGATTGGAGTGACGGGGATGCGCGGCGAAGGACACGAGTACGGGCACGGACACGGCGGCCACCGCCGCGGCCGGGGCGACTTCGACGGCCGCCGTGAGGCGTTCGGGCCGTTCGGTCCCGGTCCCCACGGCTTCGGACCGGGCGGGCCGGGCTTCGGCCCCGGGCACTGGGGCGGACGAGGACGCGGTGGACCGCGGGGCAGGGCGCGGCGAGGCGACGTCCGGGCCTCGATCCTGGCCCTGTTGAAGGACCGGCCCATGCACGGCTACGAGATGATCCAGGAGATCGCCGAGCGCAGCGGCGGGGCGTGGAAGCCCAGCCCCGGCTCGGTGTACCCCACTCTCCAACTGCTGGAGGACGAGGGCCTGATCGTCAGTGCCAGCGAGGGCGGCAAGAAGCTGTTCTCGCTCACGGAGCAGGGCCGCGCCGCCGCCGAGGAGGGCCCTGACGCGCCCTGGGAGGCGGCCTCGCGCGGGATCGACTGGGAAGCGCTCGGTGAGGTCCGGCAGGCGGGCCTGGGCCTGATGGAGGCGTTCGGCCAGGTCTGGAAGACCGGCAGCGCGGAGCAGCGGGACAAGGCCGTCGCGGTCGTCAACGAGGCCCGCAAGAAGCTGTACCTGATCCTCGCGGACGAGGACTGACGGGCCGCCCGGCGAGCCGGCGGCGCCCCGCGGAGCGATCCGCGCGGCGCCGCTCGGTGGTTCCGGCCCTCTTCTCGGACGGCCGGGCGCACAAAGAGTTCAGGCCACCAGCCCGCCGAGCTTGCGCAGCGACTCGTCCAGCGCGGCCGTCGCCGAGTCCTTGAGCTTGCCCGCCATCAACGAGACCGCGGCGCCGGTGAACTCCCCGTCGATGCGGACGGTCGTGGCGTCGCCGTCCGGTGTGAGCGTGTACCGCGTGGCGACGGTGACGGCCATCGGGCCCTTGCCGCGAATGGCCAGCACCCTGGCCGGCTCCATCTCCTCC
Coding sequences:
- a CDS encoding type II toxin-antitoxin system Rv0910 family toxin, with the protein product MAEVSSEARIGAPAEKVWARLTDWSAYGEWNATHTSFPGGGPSALEVGATFQENMKLMGFPAEVEWTVEEMEPARVLAIRGKGPMAVTVATRYTLTPDGDATTVRIDGEFTGAAVSLMAGKLKDSATAALDESLRKLGGLVA
- a CDS encoding type II CAAX endopeptidase family protein, with translation MQAEQGPMAEPGTPQRASRRILRDETLLVLALSLGASGVSALISFIGSVTRPGGLKDQAATLNASAAPGRPWLDLAWQLFGITTALVPVALVAHFLLREGRSLRTLGFDRTEPWPDLGRGAAVAAVIGSSGIAFYLLARGLGFNLTVVPEALPDVWWKFPVLILSALQNSIVEEVIVVGYLLRRLDQLGWSPTSALVASSVLRGSYHLYQGIGGFIGNMVMGVVFVLLYRRWGRVGPLVVAHTLLDIGAFVGYALLAGKVDWLPTA
- a CDS encoding PhzF family phenazine biosynthesis protein; the protein is MRIRIVDAFTDRPFTGNPAGVLILDAFPDDDWLQRVAMEVNHAETAFAHPLPDGGTADWALRWFTPMAEVAMCGHATLATAHVLHSTGAHAGAVRFATRSGVLVATPGEDGSITLDFPTAPLTPVDVPEGLADALGARPHAAFDTGPLVGDLLVELADERTVRALRPDHRALGAHSARGVIATARAEDAAPGHDYVSRCFFPNVGIDEDPVTGSAHTALAPYWSRRLGRTDLTGLQASPRSGHVRTALRGDRTLLGGSAVTVIEGELLA
- a CDS encoding PadR family transcriptional regulator produces the protein MRGEGHEYGHGHGGHRRGRGDFDGRREAFGPFGPGPHGFGPGGPGFGPGHWGGRGRGGPRGRARRGDVRASILALLKDRPMHGYEMIQEIAERSGGAWKPSPGSVYPTLQLLEDEGLIVSASEGGKKLFSLTEQGRAAAEEGPDAPWEAASRGIDWEALGEVRQAGLGLMEAFGQVWKTGSAEQRDKAVAVVNEARKKLYLILADED